In Vibrio diazotrophicus, the following proteins share a genomic window:
- a CDS encoding DUF2878 domain-containing protein, with amino-acid sequence MGRLFVVSLWFQIIWFLAVLGQERFQWLTLALGLVTLGYAAYSSRDDIGRILALGVGGIALDSFNSAFGLLVFKSAHVPVWLAALWLVFVWYARQWVPHLSKYRKGLVMLFVGVCGALSYWAGYKFSAVEFSLSVVGSLVVLTLQWAGVAWLIMRVFTNDCSVSVNNPDTDSTR; translated from the coding sequence GTGGGGCGCCTATTTGTCGTATCACTCTGGTTCCAGATAATCTGGTTTCTCGCAGTTCTGGGACAGGAGCGCTTTCAGTGGCTGACTTTGGCTTTGGGGCTAGTGACGTTAGGTTACGCTGCCTATTCAAGCCGTGATGACATTGGCAGGATATTAGCGCTTGGTGTCGGAGGAATTGCTTTAGATTCCTTTAATAGCGCATTTGGCCTATTGGTATTTAAAAGCGCTCACGTACCTGTGTGGCTAGCCGCTCTCTGGTTGGTGTTTGTCTGGTACGCAAGGCAATGGGTACCGCACTTAAGCAAATACCGTAAAGGCTTGGTGATGCTGTTTGTCGGCGTCTGTGGCGCTTTGAGTTACTGGGCTGGATATAAATTTTCAGCGGTTGAATTTTCATTATCCGTTGTAGGTTCACTAGTCGTATTAACTCTGCAATGGGCTGGTGTAGCGTGGTTAATCATGAGGGTGTTTACTAATGATTGCTCAGTTTCGGTCAATAATCCTGACACTGATAGTACTCGTTAG
- a CDS encoding chalcone isomerase family protein, with translation MIAQFRSIILTLIVLVSANVSATGNTNDVVRQWQQWPIVGQATLSWLWLDIYSSQLRSPDGKYKLEGDISPHPVALEIRYLRDISSTQLLEATEEQWQKQGFSDEKISSWMPKLTTIFPSVKTGEKLIYVTDGTAGEFVYISNAGEQKVVGTIDDESLNDAFLAIWLSPKTEYQTLRQQLLGMNR, from the coding sequence ATGATTGCTCAGTTTCGGTCAATAATCCTGACACTGATAGTACTCGTTAGCGCTAATGTCAGCGCAACGGGAAATACAAATGATGTTGTTCGTCAATGGCAACAGTGGCCAATTGTCGGTCAGGCGACGCTCTCTTGGCTGTGGCTGGATATTTACTCCTCCCAGTTACGTTCGCCAGATGGCAAGTACAAACTAGAGGGTGATATTTCACCGCATCCCGTAGCGTTGGAAATTCGCTATCTCAGGGATATCAGTAGTACTCAGTTGCTCGAAGCAACAGAAGAACAATGGCAAAAACAAGGCTTCAGTGATGAGAAGATCAGCTCTTGGATGCCAAAATTAACAACTATATTTCCCAGTGTGAAAACCGGTGAAAAGCTGATTTATGTTACGGATGGCACTGCGGGTGAGTTCGTCTATATTTCCAACGCTGGTGAACAGAAAGTGGTGGGAACGATAGACGATGAGTCACTGAATGATGCGTTTTTAGCCATTTGGTTATCACCTAAAACGGAATATCAAACCTTGCGCCAACAACTATTAGGGATGAATCGATGA